The DNA window GCTTTCCAATACCACCATTTTCTATGGATGTATGAATCCAAGCTTTATGGGAATGTTCACTATCTGTACTTACCCCTAAAACTTCTGCATTTAATTTTTTAAATGCATCCATTCTTTTGTTAAAGGCTGTAATCTCTGTTGGACAAACAAAGGTAAAATCTAGGGGATAAAAAAACATAACAAGCCATTTTCCTTTGTAATGATCTAATGAAACTTCTGAAAAATTTTCACCAGCACCATCGATTGTTTTCATTTTAAAATGGGGTGCAGCTTTTCCAATGATTCTTTCAGCCATAAATTCGCCTCCATTCTTTTATTTACGATTTTAATATGCCCGAAAATGAAATTTTTAAACACAAGAGGTAGATAGTACATGGATATATAATCTATAAAATGATAGATATTTTGAAATGAAATTTTTTTATATCTATTTTATTTTGAATGATTGTTCAAATGTTTCTTTTTTATTTCAGCAGAAATAAGTATAATAATAGGTAAAATTACTTGAAATGGAAGAGCATAACTAGGATATACATCTAAAGCAAATTCTGCTTTGTCCATTACATTATCATGGATAAAATAAGATAAATTAATGATTAATAAGCCAATAGGTGTTACTATAAACTTATAATTTGTACAACTGAATATTTTAGCAACGCCGTTACAAGTACTTAATAAGCACATACATACTTTAATAAAGCCTCCTACTAAAAATGAAGTAGTGATTATAATTTCAAAACCAGAAGATAAATTTGCAATTTTTAGCAATCTAGCAGTTGTATAGGTGGGAAAATACATGCTTCCAGCAGTAGTAGAGCCTAATACTAAAATATCAGTAGTAGAAGATACATATAATATGATTCCCCCTATGAATATACCTAATATATAAACTTTATAAACTGATTTTATATGTGAAGAAGAAAAAAAGGTTGTAAATACAATGGTTTGAGTAAAAGGAAATATAAACGCATGAAAAGTACCTTTAATAAGGGGTTGTATACCTTCAGACAACATGGGGCGAAGATTATTTATATTCATCTTGTGAATTAACAATAAAGAAACTAGAAGTATCAAAAGAATAGTACCTATTAAAAAAAATTCTCCCCATCTACCTAATGTTTCGATTCCTTCCTTTGCTCCCCAAATACATAAAATACCAATCATAAACATGGATATAATTTTAGGGGTCTCTGGTAAAGAAACTATAAAAATAAAATCGCCAAAAACTCTTAATACTAATCCTCCTAAAAAGAATGAAAACCATACAAATAGTAATGAAAATCCTTTACCTATGAATTTCCCAAAAATGAGTTCAAGAATATCATATAAATCTTTTTCGGGGAAAAGTACTAAAAGTCTAGAATGCACGAATACTATAGGCAGTGCAGTCATAATGGATAAAATAATTGCAATCCATAAATCTTTTTTTGCTGCCCCTGCTGTAGTCAGTACGATTGAACTTCCTATTATAAATAAGCTTATAATGGATATACCTTGTTGATCAGAAAGAACCTCTTTATTCAATAATATGTCCTCCCAATAGTAATTAATTAGCAATCGTAAAATATTCAAATTAAATAAACATTATATAGTTTTCCCAAATCAACTAGTTTTATAAGGAAAGAACATTTTAAGAATATAGCATATATTTAGGTAATAAATATAGGATAGGAGGTGTGTGGGAATGAAAAAAAGAAAGGTTGGATTTGGTACCTTTTTTTTATGTTTATTATTGTGTGCATTTATTATTTTTGGACCTTTCTATTTGATTGGGAAAAAGAAACCGAAAAATATAGAAGGAAAAAAAGAGGAAGCGTTTAAAGGGGTGATCATCCTTTGGGATTATCCTCACTTAGATACTAAGAGTGGTACCCGATATGGATGGATGTTAAATAAAATTAAAAAATTTGAAAAAGATCATCCAGGGGTTTATATTGAACTAAAATCATTAAATTTGAAATCAGGACCCTTTAAAATAGAAACAGCCATACAGACCAAAACTTATCCAGATATTGCTCCTGTTGCTACAGATTATAGCATTATTCATCAAAATGTATTAGAGCCAGTAGACAAATATTTATCCAAAAAAGAGTTAGCTGATTATAAACCACAAGCATTGTCTGCTGTTCAGGTAGATGGTAAGGTATGGGGATTTCCTTGTATGATGACTACTTATACCATGCTTTTAAATCTGGATCTATTTCATGAAAAGGGGGTAACACCTCCCAAAGATGGGAAATGGACCTATGATGAATTTGTAAAAAGTTTAAAAAAACTTACATATGATGAAGATGGGGATGAAAAAATAGACGTATATGGATTTCATTCTTTTATTGGTGTAAATGATTATAATACTTGGGGAATTTTACTTTCTGATGGGGCAAAAATATTTGATAAAAAAAATACTCATTATGAATTTAATAATAAAAAAGCAGTTAGTGGCTTAAACAAACTAGTAAACTTAAAACTTAAATATAAAGTAACACCAGATGATTTTGGGGAGAATTCAGAAAAAGAATCATGGGAAAGGTTTTATAAAGAAAAAAAAGTAGCTGTTTATCCTACGGGAACGTGGGCTGTAAATGCACTAAATAAATTGAAAAGTAAAGGAGAAGGTTTTGAATTTGATGTGGCAAACTATCCTATAGGTAATGTAGGAGAACCTGTAGCTATATGTAAAAATACATCTGCCTATGGCATATTTAAGCAGGAAGATAAGAAAAAACTAAAAATGTGTGTAGAATTTTTAAAATTTATTACTCAAGAAAAATTTCAAGAGGAATTAAACCGTTTAGGGACCTTTCCAGTGAAAAAAAGTGTAGGAGAAATTTATAAAAATGATCCTTACATGTCAAAAATAGAGAAAAGTTTAGTTTATACGAAAAATATTCCCAATCATCCTCATTGGTTAGCCATTGAAGATATTATTCAAAGCCAGATTAGGCAAGTTCTTCTTCATAATAAATCTGTAGAAGATGCATTAAAGGATGCAGAAAAGAAGATTGCAAGTTATAATCAGATTGCTGAAAAAATGATTAAGTAGTGGGCTTGTATGGTATACTTAAATTAAATAAATATAATGATAAGCTAGGAGTGAACTCTGTGGAAATAAAATCAATTTATAATAGATTGACGGAAAATGTCCAAGGAATTAAAATTTTAAAAGATGAACCAATGAGCAAACACACTTCCTTTAAAATAGGAGGGCCCGTTGATTTGATGGTACTTCCAAAAACAAAAGAAGAAGTGCAAATGGCCATAAATGTTTGCAAGGAATGTGATGTAGATTATTATATCATTGGCAATGGTAGCAATCTTTTAGTTCGTGATAAAGGAATTAGAGGCGTTGTAATCAAACTTGCTGATAATTTTAATGAGGTAAATATAAAGGAAAATAGTGTAACGGCGCAAGCCGGGGTTTTGTTATCTGCTTTATCTAATGGTTTAGTAAAAGAAAGTTTTAAGGGCTTTGAATTTGCAAGCGGTATTCCAGGGACATTAGGCGGAGCAGTAGCCATGAATGCAGGAGCTTATGGTGGAGAAATGAAGGACGTATTAGTAGGAGCTTTTGTAGTAGATGATGAAGGAAAATTAATTTATTTAAATAAAGAACAGTTAGCTTTAGATTATCGAACAAGTATTATTCAAAAAAAGGGATATGTTGTTGTAGAAGCAGAAATGGTATTTGAAAAGGGAGAGATTACTGAGATAAAGGAAAAAATAAAGGATTTTACAAAGAGAAGAACGACCAAACAGCCCCTTCATTTGCCAAGTGCAGGAAGTACTTTTAAAAGACCTGTTGGATATTTTGCAGGGAAATTAATTGAAGATGCAGGCCTCAAGGGCGTTCAAGTAGGAGGGGCACAAGTATCATCCCTTCACTCTGGATTTGTTGTAAATGTCAATCATGCTACAGCAGAAGATGTGATTCACCTAATAGAGCTTGTTCAAAAGGTTGTGAAGGATCAATTTCATGTATTATTAGAGCCTGAGGTAAAGATTATAGGTGAAGTTTAATAGAATTTTATGAAATGGAAGTGAAGAACAAATGAAAATTTTTGCAGATTATCATACCCATACCATATATAGTCATGGAAAAGGAACGATTCAGCAAAACGTGGATGTGGCAATCCAAAAAGGATTAAGAGAAATCGCCATTTCTGATCATGGCTTTGGACATTTAATGTTTGGGATGAAAAAAAAGAATTTATCTAAGATGAGAGAAGAAATCAATGCCATCAATCAGTCTACTGAAAAGATCCATGTAAAGCTAGGAATGGAAGCAAATATTATTAGTAGAGATGGAAAATTGGACATTGGTCAGGATACAATAAACAAATTAGATATAGTACTAGCAGGATATCATTTTGGTGCCTTACCGGATAATTTGATGGATTGTTTCAGAATACATGGGAATAATTTTTTGGCTAGATATTTTCCTACAGTAGATAAAAAGGTAAGGGTGATCAATACAGAGGCAGTAGTTGCAGCTATTTATAATAATCCTATTGACATTCTTACCCATCCAGGAGCTAAGGCCAATATTGATACAAAAGAAGTTGCAAAAGCTGCAGCAGATAGAGGAACGGCACTTGAAATCAACAGCAGCCATGGTTTTTTGACAGTAGAATACATAAAAATTGCCATGAAAGAGGGAGCAAAATTTGTAATCAGTAGTGATGCCCACAGACCCGTTGATGTAGGAAATGTAGCAAAAGGAATAGAAAGAGCACAACAAGCAGGCCTTCATGTAGATCGAATTATTAATGCAGAAGAGTAGGAAGGAGGATATCACTATGAAATTAGTTATTATTACTGGATTATCTGGAGCAGGAAAAAGTCAGGCAATGAAGAGTATGGAGGATTTGGGATTTTATTGTGTGGATAATCTTCCTCCAGCATTGATTCCTAAATTTGCAGAGCTATGTATTCATGCACAAGGAGAAATTGAAAAAATTGCTTTGGTGATAGATATAAGAGGGAGAAGGTTCTTTGATGATTTATTTGAGAGTTTAGATGCTATTAAAGATCAGGGATATAATTATGAAATTCTATTTTTAGAGGCATCTGATCCAGTGCTGATTAAAAGATATAAAGAAACTAGAAGAATTCATCCTTTAAGTCCTAGAGGAAGAA is part of the Crassaminicella profunda genome and encodes:
- a CDS encoding GerAB/ArcD/ProY family transporter — encoded protein: MNKEVLSDQQGISIISLFIIGSSIVLTTAGAAKKDLWIAIILSIMTALPIVFVHSRLLVLFPEKDLYDILELIFGKFIGKGFSLLFVWFSFFLGGLVLRVFGDFIFIVSLPETPKIISMFMIGILCIWGAKEGIETLGRWGEFFLIGTILLILLVSLLLIHKMNINNLRPMLSEGIQPLIKGTFHAFIFPFTQTIVFTTFFSSSHIKSVYKVYILGIFIGGIILYVSSTTDILVLGSTTAGSMYFPTYTTARLLKIANLSSGFEIIITTSFLVGGFIKVCMCLLSTCNGVAKIFSCTNYKFIVTPIGLLIINLSYFIHDNVMDKAEFALDVYPSYALPFQVILPIIILISAEIKKKHLNNHSK
- a CDS encoding peroxiredoxin; its protein translation is MAERIIGKAAPHFKMKTIDGAGENFSEVSLDHYKGKWLVMFFYPLDFTFVCPTEITAFNKRMDAFKKLNAEVLGVSTDSEHSHKAWIHTSIENGGIGKLSFPLASDRTLKTSRDYGILIEEEGIALRGLFIIDPEGTLKYSVIHDLNVGRSVDETLRVLQGLQSGGLCPMDWQPGDDLL
- a CDS encoding extracellular solute-binding protein, with product MKKRKVGFGTFFLCLLLCAFIIFGPFYLIGKKKPKNIEGKKEEAFKGVIILWDYPHLDTKSGTRYGWMLNKIKKFEKDHPGVYIELKSLNLKSGPFKIETAIQTKTYPDIAPVATDYSIIHQNVLEPVDKYLSKKELADYKPQALSAVQVDGKVWGFPCMMTTYTMLLNLDLFHEKGVTPPKDGKWTYDEFVKSLKKLTYDEDGDEKIDVYGFHSFIGVNDYNTWGILLSDGAKIFDKKNTHYEFNNKKAVSGLNKLVNLKLKYKVTPDDFGENSEKESWERFYKEKKVAVYPTGTWAVNALNKLKSKGEGFEFDVANYPIGNVGEPVAICKNTSAYGIFKQEDKKKLKMCVEFLKFITQEKFQEELNRLGTFPVKKSVGEIYKNDPYMSKIEKSLVYTKNIPNHPHWLAIEDIIQSQIRQVLLHNKSVEDALKDAEKKIASYNQIAEKMIK
- the murB gene encoding UDP-N-acetylmuramate dehydrogenase, with amino-acid sequence MEIKSIYNRLTENVQGIKILKDEPMSKHTSFKIGGPVDLMVLPKTKEEVQMAINVCKECDVDYYIIGNGSNLLVRDKGIRGVVIKLADNFNEVNIKENSVTAQAGVLLSALSNGLVKESFKGFEFASGIPGTLGGAVAMNAGAYGGEMKDVLVGAFVVDDEGKLIYLNKEQLALDYRTSIIQKKGYVVVEAEMVFEKGEITEIKEKIKDFTKRRTTKQPLHLPSAGSTFKRPVGYFAGKLIEDAGLKGVQVGGAQVSSLHSGFVVNVNHATAEDVIHLIELVQKVVKDQFHVLLEPEVKIIGEV
- a CDS encoding PHP domain-containing protein, which produces MKIFADYHTHTIYSHGKGTIQQNVDVAIQKGLREIAISDHGFGHLMFGMKKKNLSKMREEINAINQSTEKIHVKLGMEANIISRDGKLDIGQDTINKLDIVLAGYHFGALPDNLMDCFRIHGNNFLARYFPTVDKKVRVINTEAVVAAIYNNPIDILTHPGAKANIDTKEVAKAAADRGTALEINSSHGFLTVEYIKIAMKEGAKFVISSDAHRPVDVGNVAKGIERAQQAGLHVDRIINAEE